In Marinitoga sp. 1197, a single window of DNA contains:
- the rpoB gene encoding DNA-directed RNA polymerase subunit beta: MNTRVLKVGKRERHFFGKVKEDLTLFHDLLEIQLNSFEWFVKDGVKEVLDKYSPITVELKGKRKSKVSLEFTEVWVEGPLFEEMECKEKGLSYTVPLKAKIRITDHSTGEIIEPSDSLFFGNIPKITDRSTFIINGAERVVVNQLVRSPGVYFVSEEQKSVKQTRPYFVAHFLPVKGAWLEIIYNPNPGKDFLQIRIDRKRKFNFFLFLRALGYDSDLAILDLYPQKINLNYDLTEYLEKNITILSDIAVPESSELYKENKTYRGIRLTDKIVDELIDLGISEITVAHIVAQNTLDLFKKSYETEDSILAPEEAYKELFKKLRPGEIPRVNIATDYINNLYFNPNTFDFSMIGRKKIVNRMEDVYKKYLIDVEKKNVEKGEDIEYPHKDEKTLTKLDLILASRHLLEMKENPELLDTRDHLGNKRVRSVGELMQIEFERSFSKMLPILNEKLSVIPNIQKLTPNSLINSRAIMTTINQFFATSQLSQFMDQVNPLSELTHKRRLSAIGPGGLKREHAKFEVRDVHHSHYGRMCPIETPEGANIGLITSLAILARVDEFGFLETPYYRVKEGKVLYDKGVYWLTADQEEEKIIAPASVEIDENGIIKSEYVEIRHAGKVTYVHREDVEFIAVTPKQIVSVSTSLIPFLEHDDANRALMGSNMQRQAVPLMITEAPYVGTGVEWLAARDSGYVIKAKHRGKVSYIDGKTIIINRIDENGKEIVDNYGNPVQDKYTLWKFIRSNQDTTINQRPIVEMNEIVEKGAPIADGPAIDMGELALGKNVLVAFMPWEGYNFEDAILVNEELLERDTFTSLHIEVYETKAMDTQLGPEEITADIPNVKKESLRNLDEHGIVRVGAYVTSGDILVGKVTPRGESETSPEEKLIRSVFGDRGKDVKDTSLTVPHGIEGRVIDVKVYTRKDIPDLETGVNQYVKVYIASKKTLNVGDKLAGRHGNKGVVSNILRKEDMPFLPNGKPIEMILSPLGVPSRMNLGQVLEMHLGWLAKLTGKHFATPIFDGAKEKEIMKALYEARKNNRMDELDEVRKEYGLDLGDSPEIESGKIVLRDGRTGEPFDYPIAIGYMYMLRLVHIAKDKMHARSTGPYSLIHQQPLGGKAHFGGQRFGEMEVWALEAYGAAHTLTEMLTYKSDDIKGRNEVYKAILNGKNLPDPGIPESFKVLVKELQGLMLDVRLFDEDGNELDVDKL, encoded by the coding sequence GTGAACACCCGAGTGTTAAAGGTGGGAAAAAGAGAAAGGCATTTTTTTGGCAAAGTTAAAGAAGATTTGACGCTTTTTCATGATTTATTGGAAATTCAGCTTAATTCGTTTGAATGGTTTGTAAAAGATGGAGTAAAAGAAGTATTAGACAAGTATTCGCCAATTACGGTTGAATTAAAAGGTAAAAGGAAAAGTAAGGTTTCACTTGAGTTTACTGAAGTGTGGGTGGAAGGTCCGCTTTTTGAGGAAATGGAATGTAAAGAAAAAGGTCTTTCTTATACAGTTCCATTGAAGGCTAAAATCAGAATAACAGATCATAGTACTGGGGAGATAATAGAACCCAGTGATTCGTTATTTTTTGGAAATATACCAAAAATAACTGATAGAAGTACATTTATAATAAATGGTGCAGAAAGGGTTGTTGTTAACCAGCTTGTCAGGTCACCAGGTGTATATTTTGTAAGTGAAGAACAAAAAAGTGTTAAACAAACAAGACCTTATTTTGTTGCCCACTTTTTACCTGTTAAGGGGGCATGGTTAGAAATAATATATAATCCCAATCCAGGTAAGGATTTCTTACAAATAAGAATAGATAGAAAAAGAAAATTCAATTTCTTCTTATTTTTGAGGGCGCTTGGATATGATTCGGATTTAGCAATATTAGATTTATATCCACAAAAAATTAATTTAAATTATGATTTAACAGAATATCTTGAAAAAAATATAACAATACTTTCTGATATTGCTGTACCTGAAAGTTCTGAATTGTATAAAGAAAATAAAACATACAGAGGTATTCGTTTAACAGATAAAATCGTTGATGAATTGATTGATTTAGGAATTTCAGAAATTACTGTTGCTCATATTGTTGCGCAGAATACCTTAGACCTGTTCAAAAAATCATATGAAACAGAAGATTCAATATTGGCTCCAGAAGAGGCTTATAAAGAATTATTTAAAAAATTAAGACCTGGTGAAATTCCAAGAGTAAACATTGCTACTGATTATATAAATAATTTATATTTTAATCCTAATACGTTTGATTTTTCGATGATTGGAAGAAAGAAAATAGTTAATAGAATGGAAGATGTTTATAAAAAATATTTGATAGATGTTGAAAAGAAAAATGTCGAAAAAGGTGAAGATATAGAATATCCTCATAAAGATGAAAAGACTTTAACAAAACTCGATTTAATATTAGCTTCAAGACATTTGTTAGAAATGAAAGAGAATCCGGAATTACTCGATACCAGAGATCACCTTGGGAATAAAAGAGTTAGATCTGTTGGGGAATTAATGCAAATAGAATTTGAAAGATCATTTTCTAAAATGCTTCCAATACTAAATGAAAAACTAAGTGTTATTCCAAATATTCAAAAATTGACACCTAATTCTTTGATAAATTCTAGAGCTATAATGACAACCATAAATCAATTTTTTGCAACCAGTCAATTATCACAGTTTATGGATCAGGTAAACCCATTATCTGAATTAACTCATAAAAGAAGATTATCGGCTATTGGACCAGGTGGATTAAAAAGAGAACATGCAAAATTTGAGGTTCGTGATGTTCATCACTCGCATTATGGAAGGATGTGTCCTATTGAAACACCAGAAGGAGCTAATATAGGGTTGATTACCTCATTAGCAATACTTGCCAGAGTTGATGAATTTGGTTTTCTGGAAACACCTTATTATAGGGTAAAAGAAGGTAAGGTTTTATATGATAAAGGTGTTTATTGGTTAACTGCAGATCAAGAAGAAGAAAAGATTATTGCACCAGCATCTGTAGAAATAGATGAAAATGGAATAATAAAATCAGAATATGTTGAAATCAGGCATGCAGGAAAGGTTACATATGTTCATAGAGAAGATGTTGAATTTATTGCTGTTACTCCAAAACAAATTGTTTCAGTTTCAACATCATTGATACCATTCCTTGAACACGATGATGCTAACCGTGCTTTGATGGGATCAAACATGCAGAGACAGGCGGTTCCTTTGATGATTACAGAGGCTCCATACGTAGGTACTGGTGTGGAATGGCTTGCAGCAAGAGATTCGGGTTATGTAATCAAGGCGAAACATAGAGGAAAGGTATCATATATTGATGGTAAAACAATAATTATAAATAGAATAGATGAAAATGGAAAAGAAATAGTTGATAATTATGGGAATCCTGTTCAAGATAAATATACATTATGGAAGTTTATCAGATCAAATCAGGATACGACAATAAATCAAAGGCCAATAGTTGAAATGAATGAAATAGTAGAAAAGGGCGCACCGATTGCCGATGGGCCAGCGATTGATATGGGAGAGTTAGCTTTAGGGAAAAATGTATTAGTGGCCTTTATGCCATGGGAAGGATATAATTTTGAAGATGCCATACTTGTAAATGAAGAATTACTTGAAAGGGATACATTTACTTCTTTACATATAGAAGTTTATGAAACAAAAGCTATGGATACACAACTTGGGCCAGAAGAAATCACAGCAGATATTCCGAATGTAAAAAAAGAATCTTTAAGAAATCTAGATGAACATGGTATTGTTAGAGTAGGAGCATATGTTACCTCAGGAGATATTTTAGTAGGTAAGGTTACTCCAAGAGGAGAATCAGAAACATCACCAGAAGAAAAATTAATAAGATCAGTATTTGGAGATAGAGGTAAAGATGTTAAAGACACTTCATTAACCGTTCCACATGGTATTGAAGGAAGAGTTATAGATGTAAAAGTATATACAAGAAAAGATATTCCAGATCTTGAAACAGGTGTAAATCAATATGTAAAAGTATATATTGCTTCGAAAAAAACATTGAATGTTGGAGATAAATTAGCAGGAAGGCATGGTAATAAAGGTGTTGTTTCTAATATTTTAAGAAAAGAGGATATGCCTTTCTTGCCAAATGGAAAGCCTATTGAAATGATATTAAGTCCGTTGGGTGTTCCATCACGTATGAACCTTGGACAGGTATTAGAAATGCATCTTGGATGGCTGGCAAAACTAACAGGAAAACATTTTGCAACGCCAATTTTTGATGGTGCAAAAGAAAAAGAAATAATGAAAGCATTATATGAAGCAAGGAAAAATAATAGAATGGATGAGTTAGATGAAGTGCGTAAAGAATATGGACTTGATTTAGGAGATTCGCCGGAAATTGAAAGTGGTAAAATAGTATTAAGAGATGGAAGAACAGGAGAACCTTTCGACTATCCAATTGCTATTGGATATATGTATATGCTTAGATTGGTTCATATTGCAAAGGATAAAATGCATGCTCGTTCAACAGGTCCATATTCATTAATTCACCAACAACCACTTGGAGGTAAAGCTCATTTCGGTGGTCAAAGATTTGGTGAAATGGAAGTTTGGGCTTTAGAAGCTTATGGTGCCGCTCATACATTAACAGAAATGCTTACATATAAATCTGATGATATAAAAGGTAGGAATGAAGTTTATAAAGCAATATTAAATGGGAAAAATCTTCCAGATCCTGGAATTCCAGAAAGTTTTAAGGTTTTAGTTAAGGAATTACAAGGATTAATGTTAGATGTTCGTTTGTTTGATGAGGACGGTAATGAATTAGATGTTGATAAATTATAA
- a CDS encoding transcription termination/antitermination NusG family protein has protein sequence MRKKWYILQTFSGMEYKVKELIEEKARLYEKEKMFGKILIPEESEIDLTNKRIERMVVSEEAIVFVKNGENVKKGDLLAEEPPIIVKNSGTIIEVKNFRKIIVETKDKKFTKTFLIPESAKIIGGLKVNSRIHAGIPLAREEGYEADLDGIVISIDKLKRVTIQTDSNAKDVYFVFKDNFDSNAFRKGTYVEKGQILGNKRQYKTKSSGKVEIRDFASRKEIIILKTRVSRLFPGYMFIEMILNKETQEMVKNIPYVINFINIGGTPVRLKTKEVKALLRLTGEENYEVKESKLRVDYQVGEHVRIVSGPFEFFTGKITHIDLHKQSVKVTINMFGRETEVELGLTEIEKID, from the coding sequence ATGCGTAAGAAATGGTATATTTTACAAACTTTCTCTGGCATGGAGTATAAAGTTAAAGAATTAATTGAAGAAAAGGCGAGATTATATGAGAAAGAAAAGATGTTTGGAAAGATATTAATACCAGAGGAAAGTGAAATCGATTTAACTAATAAAAGAATTGAAAGAATGGTCGTATCAGAAGAAGCGATTGTTTTTGTAAAAAATGGAGAAAATGTAAAAAAAGGTGATTTATTGGCAGAAGAACCGCCGATAATTGTGAAAAATTCAGGAACAATTATTGAAGTGAAAAATTTCAGGAAAATAATAGTGGAAACAAAGGATAAAAAATTCACAAAAACATTTTTAATTCCTGAAAGTGCAAAGATAATAGGAGGTTTAAAAGTAAATTCCAGAATACATGCTGGAATACCTCTTGCACGAGAAGAAGGATATGAGGCTGATTTAGACGGGATTGTAATTTCTATTGATAAGTTAAAAAGGGTTACTATACAAACCGATTCTAATGCAAAAGATGTATATTTTGTGTTTAAGGATAATTTTGATTCTAATGCATTTAGAAAAGGGACATATGTGGAAAAAGGTCAAATTCTGGGAAATAAGAGACAATATAAAACAAAATCTTCAGGAAAAGTGGAAATAAGGGATTTTGCGAGTAGGAAGGAAATTATAATCTTAAAAACCAGAGTGTCAAGATTATTTCCAGGATATATGTTTATTGAAATGATATTAAATAAGGAAACACAGGAAATGGTAAAAAATATCCCTTATGTTATTAATTTTATTAATATAGGTGGAACGCCTGTTCGGTTAAAAACAAAAGAAGTCAAAGCGCTGTTGAGGCTTACAGGTGAAGAAAATTATGAAGTTAAAGAAAGTAAGTTAAGAGTGGATTATCAGGTTGGAGAACATGTGCGTATTGTAAGTGGGCCGTTTGAATTTTTTACTGGGAAAATTACTCATATAGATTTGCATAAGCAAAGTGTAAAAGTTACAATAAATATGTTTGGTAGAGAAACAGAAGTAGAATTAGGTTTAACAGAAATAGAAAAGATAGATTAA
- the rplK gene encoding 50S ribosomal protein L11 — protein MAKKVARMVKLQLPAGKATPAPPVGPALGQHGVNLMEFCKKFNAATADKAGMIIPVEITVYEDRSFTFALKTPPASFLILQAAGLKKGASNPGREIVGKITLSQVKEIAEIKMPDLNAKTIEAAMEIIKGTARNMGIEVVEG, from the coding sequence ATGGCAAAAAAAGTAGCAAGAATGGTGAAGTTGCAGTTGCCAGCAGGTAAAGCAACACCTGCGCCACCAGTTGGTCCTGCGTTAGGTCAGCATGGTGTAAATTTAATGGAATTTTGTAAAAAGTTTAATGCAGCAACAGCTGATAAGGCAGGAATGATTATTCCTGTTGAAATTACTGTGTATGAAGACAGATCATTTACATTTGCATTAAAAACCCCCCCAGCTTCCTTTTTAATTTTACAGGCAGCTGGATTGAAAAAAGGTGCTTCGAATCCTGGTAGAGAGATTGTCGGAAAAATAACATTATCTCAGGTAAAAGAAATTGCAGAAATCAAAATGCCCGATTTAAATGCAAAAACAATTGAAGCAGCTATGGAAATAATAAAAGGTACTGCAAGAAATATGGGCATAGAAGTAGTCGAAGGTTAA
- the rplJ gene encoding 50S ribosomal protein L10, producing the protein MLTRAQKAELLKELETVFKESSIITFVDFKGMTVAQSNAFRGELYKKFEDKVVFKITRNALIKTAIKNAGLNLEDFEKYLEGNTALLYTKEADPIETLKVLVEFKKKNKLDVPVIKAGILEGKIFSSEEAEELAKLPSKEQLLAMLVGGLNAPISGLVGALGGILRKFLYALNAIKEEKEKQ; encoded by the coding sequence GTGTTAACAAGAGCGCAAAAGGCTGAGTTGTTAAAAGAATTAGAAACTGTATTCAAAGAATCTTCAATTATTACCTTTGTTGATTTTAAAGGTATGACAGTTGCTCAATCAAATGCATTTAGAGGTGAATTATACAAAAAGTTCGAAGATAAAGTTGTATTTAAAATCACAAGAAATGCTTTGATAAAAACTGCAATAAAAAACGCAGGGTTAAACTTAGAAGATTTTGAGAAATATTTAGAAGGAAACACAGCTTTACTTTACACTAAAGAAGCTGATCCAATTGAAACATTAAAAGTTTTAGTGGAATTTAAAAAGAAAAATAAGTTAGATGTTCCAGTTATTAAAGCTGGAATTTTAGAAGGTAAAATCTTTTCTTCAGAAGAAGCAGAAGAATTGGCAAAATTACCATCAAAAGAACAATTATTGGCTATGTTGGTGGGTGGCTTAAATGCTCCTATATCCGGCTTGGTTGGTGCATTAGGTGGAATATTAAGGAAATTCTTATATGCGTTGAACGCAATAAAAGAAGAGAAGGAAAAACAATAA
- the rplA gene encoding 50S ribosomal protein L1 — MPRHGKRYLEAKKTIDREKFYTLDEALEVLPKIATAKFDESIELHMVLGIDPRKNDQQVRGNISLPHGTGKKVRILVFAKGDKVKEALEAGADYAGSDEFIQKIQGGWTDFDIAIATPDMMREIGRLGKILGPRGLMPSPKSGTVTNDVADAVKEFKAGKIEVRNDKTGNLHIAVGKKSFDAVKLRENIVEALQQIEKMRPSGAKGKFIRKVSLAPTMGPGLKLNVSDFLTEK; from the coding sequence ATGCCAAGACATGGTAAGAGATATTTAGAAGCAAAAAAAACAATTGATAGAGAAAAATTTTATACATTGGATGAGGCATTAGAAGTACTTCCAAAAATAGCAACAGCGAAGTTTGATGAAAGTATAGAATTACATATGGTTTTAGGTATAGATCCAAGAAAAAATGATCAACAGGTTAGAGGAAATATATCCTTACCTCATGGAACAGGAAAAAAGGTTAGAATTTTAGTATTTGCTAAAGGTGATAAAGTAAAAGAGGCATTAGAAGCAGGAGCAGATTATGCAGGTTCCGATGAATTTATTCAGAAAATACAGGGTGGCTGGACAGATTTTGATATAGCTATAGCAACACCTGATATGATGAGAGAAATTGGAAGGTTAGGTAAAATATTAGGGCCAAGGGGATTAATGCCTTCTCCAAAATCTGGAACAGTTACAAATGATGTTGCTGATGCGGTAAAGGAATTCAAAGCAGGTAAAATAGAAGTAAGAAATGATAAAACAGGAAATTTACATATAGCAGTAGGTAAAAAATCATTTGATGCTGTAAAATTAAGAGAAAATATAGTAGAAGCTTTACAACAAATAGAAAAAATGAGACCATCTGGAGCAAAAGGGAAGTTTATAAGGAAAGTTTCATTAGCTCCAACAATGGGTCCTGGATTGAAATTAAACGTTTCTGATTTTTTAACTGAAAAGTAA
- the rplL gene encoding 50S ribosomal protein L7/L12, whose amino-acid sequence MTREELIQAIKEMTVAELAELVKALEDEFGVSAAAPVAVAAAPVAGAAPAAEEKDSFDVVLKSFGAKKINVIKVVREITGLGLKEAKDLVEKAGTPDAVIKEGAAKDEAEELKKKLEAAGAEVELK is encoded by the coding sequence ATGACAAGAGAAGAATTAATTCAAGCAATTAAAGAAATGACAGTAGCAGAATTAGCAGAATTAGTAAAAGCTTTAGAAGATGAATTTGGTGTATCAGCAGCAGCACCAGTTGCAGTTGCAGCAGCACCAGTTGCAGGAGCAGCTCCAGCAGCAGAAGAAAAAGATTCATTTGATGTTGTATTAAAGAGCTTTGGCGCAAAGAAAATAAATGTAATTAAAGTTGTTAGAGAAATAACAGGATTAGGATTAAAAGAAGCTAAAGACTTAGTGGAAAAAGCAGGTACTCCAGATGCTGTTATAAAAGAAGGAGCAGCAAAAGACGAAGCAGAAGAATTAAAGAAAAAATTAGAAGCAGCTGGCGCAGAAGTAGAATTGAAGTAA